The genomic DNA ACGATTCCATGCGCTTCACTGGGCATCAGCTTGAGGTTGAAATTGATGACAGCGGGGATCTCACCGGCCCGTGTCGTATAGGAAATCGAAAGGTCCTTGCATTCAAGGACGGGAGTAATGTCACTCATAATCTTATCCTGTCCCTGAACCTAGTCTTTCAGACTGATGTCGCGCAGCCCGTCGGCCATCAAATTGAAACCGAGGATCAGTGACGACACTGACAGGGCCGGTACCAGCAACATGTATGAAAATTTCCACAGCATTGCGACGCGCGCGGATTCCCGGATCATCAGCCCCCAGTCCGGATCGGGCGGCTGAAGGCCAAGGCCGAGAAAGGTCAGCGTGGTGATGGCAACTGTCGTATATCCAAGCCGCAGGCAGGCATCGACAATAAGCGGCCCGCGCACATTGGGCAGCAATTCGACAACCATAATATACAGCGGATGTTCGCCTCTGGTTTGCGCGGCATAGACGTAGTCGCGGGTCTTAACGTCAAGTGTCAGTCCCCGGACAATACGCATGATGGCGGGCGCAGAAGCAAACGTCACTGCAATCACTATGTTGAAGCCGGATGGTCCAAGATAATTCAGGATGACGATGAACAGCACCATCACCGGAAACGACAGAAACACATTGCCGATGAAGGAAATGGCTTCATCCCACCATCCCGATAAATAGCCCGCTATCAAGCCAAGCAACGTGCCGATCACATAGGCAACCGCTGTTGCGGACACGCCCCAGATGAGAACCCTCTGACAACCCCAGATCACCCGGGAGAGCATGTCCCGGCCTTTGAAATCACTGCCAAGAACGAAGAATGTATCTTTTTTCTCAGACCAGGGCGCAGCAAAGGGCGCAATTGGCTTGTTAGGATCCAGCAATGGCAGATAGGGAGCAGAAACAGCCAGGATCAGCCAGAAGAACACCAGCGTCAGCCCGATCAGCGCAACAGTGGATTCTCGGAACGCCCACAGACAGACCACATACAGCGCAATAGTCGCCGGGATCGCTGGCAACAATATCAGATCACTCAGATCGAACATGACATAAAGAGTGAGTGGAACCCACATGATTGCAAACAGGACCAGCATGGGTTTGGGCTTCGCCAGTCTTTCGATCAGCGTTGTGCGGGGGAGTTGTATCGCTGTAACAGCCATCATCGCGCTCCTAGCTAAACCGTATGCGTGGGTTCAAAAACGTGTAGCCGACATCTGAAATGATCTGCGACAGGACCGCCACAAGAACGGCAACAAGGGTACAGGCCTGTACCACTTCCACATCAGGAAACAGCGCGGCTTCCAGCAGCAGTTTGCCAAACCCGTCATATTCAAAGAACACTTCAACGACGACCACGCCCGACAGCAGCCAATTGAGCTGCAGCACAATAATGGTAAAAGGAGCGATCAGGGCATTTCTCAGCGCATGTTTCATGATCACACGCCTGTAGGGCAACCCTTTCAGAACAGCGGTTCTGATATATTGCGAGGTCATCACCTCCGCCATGGATGCCCGTGTCATGCGGGCCACATAGCCAAAATCGTAAATCACAAGGGTGAGCACCGGCAGAACAAGGGCTCTCCAGTCAAAGCCAGAGATCATGGATGATTTGGCCGGCACCAGTCCAAGGCCCAGGGCCAGGAAGACCGTCAGAAAGATTGCGGTCGCAATTTCGGGAATACTGGTGAAAAACACTGAGATAAAGGAAACCGTCCGGTCCTGCACCGACCCCTCCTTCATGCCCGCCAGGACGCCCAGAACAAGCGATAGTGGCACCATCAGGGCGAACACCCAGAACGCCAGAATCCCCGTATTCTTCAGTTTCTCCAACAGCAAGGGACCGACCGGCCGGTTCTTCTCATAGGAAAACCCAAGATCGCCCTGCACCACCGACCCGATCCAGTTTCCGTAGCGCTCATAGAACGGAACATTGAGGCCCTTGTTTTCCAGCCAGTCCTGATAACTTGCCTCTGTCAAAGCACTCACGGCAAAACCGCCAAGCTCCTGCACTGCCAGTCGTTTCTTGAATTCCGGCGTGTCAAATATGACAAACAGAATAAGCGACGCCGTCAGCATGATGAGGATCATCTGCAGAACGCGTCTCAGTAACAGGTTTATCATATTGGCCCCGGATATAGTTCGTTGCTGAGCGCTGCGAAAAAAACAGGGCCGCAAGCAGAAGCTTGCGGCCCAATTGTAACAGCAATATTAGACTTTCCACACCTTGTTGAACTGATGATAGTTCGTCGGATGCAGCTCCAGTCCGTTCACGCTGTCATTGACGATGGAATAAAGCGGCCGGTAAAACGGAATGCAGGCGATCGCCGCATCCTGCATGATCTGTTCCACTTTTTCCATTTTTTTGCGCCGTTCCGCCACGTCCAGCGTTGCTTCCGCGTCGTCCAGGGCAGCATCAAATTCAGGATCGGAAAAGTGCGTTTCATTCCAGGGAACACCGGAACGGTACCCCAGCGACAACACCATCGTGCCCAGAGGACGATGTGTCCAGGCCGTGGCGCCAAAAGGCGTCTTGTCCCAGATTTCCCAATATTTTGAAGCCGGCATGACGTTGATTTTCAGATCGATGCCTGCGTCCTTGACCTGATCGCGAACAACTTCAACAACCGTCTGGTGCCAAGGTCCGTCTGTATTGCCGACATCAATAGTCAGCTCAATTCCGTCAGCATGACCGGCCTCTGCCAGAAGCGTTTTCGCACCTTCCACATCACGGACCAGAGCTGGGAGTTCAAAATACTCCGGGTGAACCGGCGCAACATGGAAATTCGCCCCCACATCACCACCTTCCGGATAGACAAAGGGCATTACGGCAGCATTGTCGATCGCCATCAGGAAGGCTCGGCGCACGCGGATATCATCATACGGCGCCTGATCAACCTGCATTCGCAGGGCGAGCATCTGGGCTGTGCGTGCGGAAATAATGTTGCCCTCGACCGCTTTTGCAAATTCAAGCTGCTCCACGCCGAATTCATAAATCGTATCCACTTCTCCACTTGAGAAGGCAAGCAGAGCGTTTTCGTCGGAGAAATTATAATAGTGAATTTCATCGAGATAGACTTTGCCACCCCAATAATCCCCATCAGCGCGCTTCAGAATGCATTTCTCGCCGACAACCAGTTCTGACAGCATGAAAGGGCCGGTGCCGATTGCATTATCTGAAAACGGTGCCTTGAAGCTTGGATGCACAATCGCTGTCGGATAATTGTACATGTCCTCTGGAAACGACAGCACAGGCTTTTGCAGATTGAAGCGGATCGTGTGGCTGTCGATCACTTCGATGGAACCCTCAACCATCTTTTTCTTGCCGTCGACTTCTTCCAGCATGCCTGAAATAGACGACAGTCCTACATTGGAGGATCCAAGGTCAGGGTTCATCCAGCGTTCGAAGTTGAACTTGATGTGGTCTGCAACAAGCTCATCCCCATTGTGCCACTTGACGCCTTTGCGAATGTTGAATGTCCATGTTGTCAGATCATCGGATGCTTCCCAGCTTTCAGCGAGCATCGGCCGAGTGATATTATCCGGCCCGGTCATGGACAGATGTTCAACAATGTGACGCGCCTGGTTAGACATTTCCACCCAGGAAAAGGTTGCTGGATCTTCCATTTTCTGGACTTCCATGGCGACCTTCAGAATGCCTCCCGACTTGGCAGTCGGATCATCTGCGGGAAACGGCAGATTGCCGTCGGTTGCAGCCTCTGCCGGATCTGGCAGCCCGGCCATTGCATAGGCCGTACCAGCCGAAACGCCAAGCAGGGTTGCAATGCGCAGAAATTCTCGACGGTCCATGCGACCGTCTTCCATCATGTGTTGCGCTTCCATTACTTTTGGATGCAGATGTGTATCGCTCATAGATATTCTCCGGATTTCGTATAGATCAAAAAAAAGAGACCGCTGGCAGGCGGACTCACGTAAAAATGTCGAAACAGGATTGTCGAGAAATCCCTCTGAGCAAAACTCATGGCCCGATCAAACAGATCCGGCTCTGGAGTGGTGCGGTTCGATTCAAACTCTTTCGGCAGTTCACTCGCCCCTGCTCCCTATTAAGTGCAACCCTGCCAGACAAAGTCAACAGCCAGCCGCGCAAACTTTAAGCGGCCCCTGAATCGGTAGATATTTCCATTTTACAAAACAAATTCAACAGATTAGCAGTTATGTACGGGTCCAGGCCGACGACATCACCCTATCTGGATTGCGACATGATGCAATGAAATCTGTCGTTTTTCATAAATAATGATGCGACAATGGCGCGCATTCACAGCGCTTTGGTAAAACCCGAACATTGCAGAATCCGTGCATCTCAGGCCATAAACAGCACTTCAATCCATGGTCGAATTAAGCCGTCAGGGGTCAATTTCGGCAAGTCCCGCACTCAGCGCCAAATTCTCCAATGGACTGATTTCCCGGATAAGCTTCAGTCGCATTGCCTTTGCAAAAGCGGCAAAATCGGCTGCGACCACGACAAAGCTCCCGGGACCTACGCGGACATTTTCCTCGTACCAGCGATCCAGATCTTTTTCGTCCGACAGAATAGCCAGCCCATTGACCACAACATTTCGCGCGGCAGCCATCGCGGTGGCCTGTTCAATCAGCACCGTATAATCTCGCGGTGCCGTCTCGCGGCCGTCTCCGGACACATCAACAACCACTCTGTCGCTGACGTAACCATTGCGCTCGAACTTGCGAATGCTCCAGGCAAGCCCTGCCCCGATGCCGGTCGCCCCGACAACCGTGCGCGGCATTGCTTCCACTGTGCGGGCAAACAATTCTGCATCCTGCGGCGATGCAATCCCAAACCAGGCGGTCTCGGACTTGGGCCGCAGGGCATCCGCCCAGACCACCAGTGACACGGCGATACGTCCCAACGTGCCATCTGATATGGCCCGCTGAACAACCGGATCGCGAAAGCCCGCTGCAATCCCGCCAAGCTGCAAAAGATATTCATCTGCATCCACGCTGCCCGAGGCATCGACCGACAGCACCAGTTGCAGATCGACCGGCTCCTGGCCAGCGGCTGGCGCCAGAATGCCGGTCAGAACAAGGCTCAGAGTAAGTGCGAAAGCAGGATGCATAGGAATCCCCGATAGTTGCTGTCAGGATAGTACAGCTAGCGCTTGTCGCAATGGCAAGGTGTTTGGGAGCCAAATGCAAGCTCAATTACCATCGGGAAGAGTTCCTCGCCGCGAAAACCGTCATGACTGGCAGTCACAAGAATGGTGCCGGTTCTGGCAGCGACAAATCGCGACTTCAAATAGGAGGCTGTTTCTCCGGCCTGAGCGTTGTCCAGGCCGGCATAATCAATGCGGCCACTGTCGGGAATATCGGTGACCAGAGCTACCGTTGGACCATTGTGCTGCCGCAGGGCCAGAATCGCGCTCTTGATTTCCGGCAGATCACGGGCTTTCAATCTATGAGAGTCCACACCCGAAGCCGATCCGTTTTGATGGTTTTTTGATGGCTTTTGATGAATATGACATGGCGCAAATTCTGTAAGGTGTAAAGCTTGTGATAAGGGAGAACACGATGACGGACCACCGCACCAAACACTTCTATGCCCCCCGGCCGACGGCCTGGTACACCAAGCAGGACGCCAATTCGGAGGAATTTCTGCAGTCCCTTGACGGTGAAACCCGCACGGATGATGTGCCACATGCCTTCGACATCCAGAACAACATCCCGATCTATCGCGCCAGTGACATTCGCGAAGTCTTCGCGGTGCAGGATGGACGAAAATCCGTACTGGCTGAAATGGCCGGCGTGTTGCTGAACGGTGCCGGGACATTCGTAATTCAAAACGCTTATCGCGATACCAGCGTGATTGATGCGGCAAGCGACATCTTCAACCGCATCATAGCGCGTGAGAAAAACTCCGGTGGTGGTGGCGATCACTTTGCAAAAGCAGGCGCAAATGACCGCGTCTGGAATTCGATGCAGAAACTTTGCGAGGAAGACCCGGCGCTGTTTGTCCGTTATTACGGCAATGACATGATCGCCCTTGGCTGTGAAGCCTGGTTGGGGCCAAACTACAAAATGGCATCGCAGGTCAATCTCGTGCATCCGGGCGGAGATGCTCAGGAAGCCCACCGGGATTATCATCTCGGCTTTCTGACTTCCGAACGCGCCGCGCAATATCCACCGCATTTGCATCATATGTCTGCAGCTTTGACCCTGCAGGGAGCGGTTGCCCATTGTGATATGTCGATTGAAAGCGGTCCGACAAAGCTTCTGCCATTCTCCCAGCGTTACGGCGCCGGCTACGTGGCTTATACGCGCCCTGATTTCCGCGCCGAGTTTGAGAAGAGATTCGTGCAACTTCCTTTGAATAAGGGAGATTTGCTGTTTTTCAGTCCTGCGCTTTATCATGCGGCCGGAGCGAACAGAACCACCGATACAGAGCGCATGGCCAACTTGTTGCAGGTGTCCTCGGCATTTGGCCAGCCGATGGAAACCATCGACCGGACCGAAATGTGCAAACGCATTTATCCGGTCTTGCAGAAAGCGCGCAAAAACAAACACCTGTCTGCTGAAGAAATTGAATATGCAGTGACGTCTGCAGCCGATGGCTATTCCTTTCCAACCAGTTTGGACAGTGATCCTCCCGTTGGCGGACTTGCTCCGCAATCGCAAAAGGCGCTGACCCTGCAAGCCCTTGAGGCGGGCTGGACTGTGGCACGCTATAACAAGGCGTTGCAGGCTCAGGAAAACCGGCGCAAATCCTGACAAAGCTGTTCCAGAGCAGCGGCTCCCAGGCGAATTGATGCAACACAATACGTGATTAGTTTGGGGAAAGTGCCAGTCCGGCGGGACTGGCCCGGTCGTTGCCAGGATAAGTGATCCTCCGGCAGCCGGGCGCAGCAGAAACTGGCCTTCAGTGGGTCCGTCTGTATCAGTTGATCCAGCAGACAGCACCGGCATGGGACAGGTTTTTAGGTTTATCCGGCCGGTGCTAACACCCGGCAACTCGCGCAGGCCGCATACACCTTCGGAATAAGCAGCAGAGAAATTGCGCTCTTATGAGCGCTTACGATCAGCCCTTGAAAGCCGCGCCAATCTTTTCCCACACCGTGACCAGACCAATGATAAAAGCAGCGGCACCCAGCATCACGCCAAAAGCACCCTTCCACTTTGCAGCCTGCGTCTTGATGTCAGCCATATCGGATTTCAGACTTCTGATCTCTGCCCGCATATCCGCCCGGGAACTCCGGCTCTCATCTATCATGGCTTGCATTTGTTGGCACAGCAGGGCCAATTGCACTTCAATCGATTGCTCTGTCATCCGTGCGCACCGCCATCAATCGCATGTCTATTGTGTTCCATAACGACTCCCCGGTTTGTGCGCGGCTAGCGCGACCGGGACCGCACCAGTTTCTCAAATGGCCGTGTCAGGAAATAGGCCCCGATCATCACCATCATGATTTCACCCAGTTCTGCCGACAGCGGATCTGTTGTGCCAAGTGCAAGCACCTTGTCCCACAGCACCACCTTCCAGAGATAGGCGACGAAGGGAAAGGCAATCGCCGGTCTGATCCAGCGTGTGATGCCACTCTGCTGTTCGGCCAGGATGATATCCCGCTGCGCCTCGAACTGTCGGATGCGCAGATCGGCTTCAAGGCGCTGTTCGTCGGTCTGCGCTTGCTTCTTTGCCAGATAGGCGTCTTTTAGCTGACCGCCGATGCGCTCCAGTGCACCGCCGGTAATCCAGCCTATAATCCGGGCGATCAATATTTCTCTCCCACCGGTGTGGTAGTGTTGAACCGCAGCCAGATGTTCAGCAGGCCGACAGCCAGAATGAACCAGCCGGCATAGTCGGGTGGCAGGACCGACTTCCAGTCGAACACATCCAGAAAGGCCAGCGTTTCACCGATCACCGGCAGTGCGATCACTACTGAATTGGCGATCAGCGTGCGAAATCCCTTGGGCATGAATTTCATAGTCTATCTCCTGTGAAAAAGCCGCCCGATGAAGGCGGCTATGGTGGTCCAGAATGATTGCCGGTATGAATGCCAGAATGATTGATCCACGCCCGGTGGGGCGCCTGGCGGCTTCCCGGGCGGCTGCGCACGAGGCAGTGTTTTGGCGCTCACGCCGTATCCTTTGGCTTTCAGGGTTTTATCAAAATCGGCGGCAATGGCAGCAATCTCGTCATCACGGTCAGCCCCGTTTATGATTCTGCGCGCGCCCTTGAAATCCGAGCGGTTCAGCGTGATATAGTCCGAAAGCTTTCTGCCGGTGAACCAGCCTTCCACCATGCCCGTGACAAGGATCGGGGCAGCATATTCCGGCTGCAGCGCATCCTCTGGACGTGCGACAAGATCAACACCGATTTCCTCACCAGCGCGGCGGTAGTTGCTGCGCCCGGTAATCTGCACGTAGCCCCGGCCATGAAAGCGCACGCCATCGCCCTTGACTGTATTGCCGAGCCGCCTTGCAACGTGCGGCCTGTTGCCGTCCTTGTCATACATCCGTTTGAAATAGGCCGGCCCGCCAGCCTCATTGATTGGCTGCATCGTCCAGGCGGTTTCCCATTGGACCGTGGCCAGCACATAGGCCACCTGATTGCGCAACAAATCCCGCTTCCGGCACGCGTCAATGATTAGGCGGGTGTCGCCTTTGAAAAGGTCAATCATATGGGCATCCATAAATTTTAGGGTGGTTTAATTCGTATTA from Pararhizobium sp. IMCC3301 includes the following:
- a CDS encoding ABC transporter permease produces the protein MAVTAIQLPRTTLIERLAKPKPMLVLFAIMWVPLTLYVMFDLSDLILLPAIPATIALYVVCLWAFRESTVALIGLTLVFFWLILAVSAPYLPLLDPNKPIAPFAAPWSEKKDTFFVLGSDFKGRDMLSRVIWGCQRVLIWGVSATAVAYVIGTLLGLIAGYLSGWWDEAISFIGNVFLSFPVMVLFIVILNYLGPSGFNIVIAVTFASAPAIMRIVRGLTLDVKTRDYVYAAQTRGEHPLYIMVVELLPNVRGPLIVDACLRLGYTTVAITTLTFLGLGLQPPDPDWGLMIRESARVAMLWKFSYMLLVPALSVSSLILGFNLMADGLRDISLKD
- a CDS encoding ABC transporter permease — its product is MINLLLRRVLQMILIMLTASLILFVIFDTPEFKKRLAVQELGGFAVSALTEASYQDWLENKGLNVPFYERYGNWIGSVVQGDLGFSYEKNRPVGPLLLEKLKNTGILAFWVFALMVPLSLVLGVLAGMKEGSVQDRTVSFISVFFTSIPEIATAIFLTVFLALGLGLVPAKSSMISGFDWRALVLPVLTLVIYDFGYVARMTRASMAEVMTSQYIRTAVLKGLPYRRVIMKHALRNALIAPFTIIVLQLNWLLSGVVVVEVFFEYDGFGKLLLEAALFPDVEVVQACTLVAVLVAVLSQIISDVGYTFLNPRIRFS
- a CDS encoding ABC transporter substrate-binding protein; this translates as MSDTHLHPKVMEAQHMMEDGRMDRREFLRIATLLGVSAGTAYAMAGLPDPAEAATDGNLPFPADDPTAKSGGILKVAMEVQKMEDPATFSWVEMSNQARHIVEHLSMTGPDNITRPMLAESWEASDDLTTWTFNIRKGVKWHNGDELVADHIKFNFERWMNPDLGSSNVGLSSISGMLEEVDGKKKMVEGSIEVIDSHTIRFNLQKPVLSFPEDMYNYPTAIVHPSFKAPFSDNAIGTGPFMLSELVVGEKCILKRADGDYWGGKVYLDEIHYYNFSDENALLAFSSGEVDTIYEFGVEQLEFAKAVEGNIISARTAQMLALRMQVDQAPYDDIRVRRAFLMAIDNAAVMPFVYPEGGDVGANFHVAPVHPEYFELPALVRDVEGAKTLLAEAGHADGIELTIDVGNTDGPWHQTVVEVVRDQVKDAGIDLKINVMPASKYWEIWDKTPFGATAWTHRPLGTMVLSLGYRSGVPWNETHFSDPEFDAALDDAEATLDVAERRKKMEKVEQIMQDAAIACIPFYRPLYSIVNDSVNGLELHPTNYHQFNKVWKV
- a CDS encoding DUF1194 domain-containing protein; amino-acid sequence: MHPAFALTLSLVLTGILAPAAGQEPVDLQLVLSVDASGSVDADEYLLQLGGIAAGFRDPVVQRAISDGTLGRIAVSLVVWADALRPKSETAWFGIASPQDAELFARTVEAMPRTVVGATGIGAGLAWSIRKFERNGYVSDRVVVDVSGDGRETAPRDYTVLIEQATAMAAARNVVVNGLAILSDEKDLDRWYEENVRVGPGSFVVVAADFAAFAKAMRLKLIREISPLENLALSAGLAEIDP
- a CDS encoding phytanoyl-CoA dioxygenase family protein, whose amino-acid sequence is MTDHRTKHFYAPRPTAWYTKQDANSEEFLQSLDGETRTDDVPHAFDIQNNIPIYRASDIREVFAVQDGRKSVLAEMAGVLLNGAGTFVIQNAYRDTSVIDAASDIFNRIIAREKNSGGGGDHFAKAGANDRVWNSMQKLCEEDPALFVRYYGNDMIALGCEAWLGPNYKMASQVNLVHPGGDAQEAHRDYHLGFLTSERAAQYPPHLHHMSAALTLQGAVAHCDMSIESGPTKLLPFSQRYGAGYVAYTRPDFRAEFEKRFVQLPLNKGDLLFFSPALYHAAGANRTTDTERMANLLQVSSAFGQPMETIDRTEMCKRIYPVLQKARKNKHLSAEEIEYAVTSAADGYSFPTSLDSDPPVGGLAPQSQKALTLQALEAGWTVARYNKALQAQENRRKS
- a CDS encoding 3TM-type holin codes for the protein MIARIIGWITGGALERIGGQLKDAYLAKKQAQTDEQRLEADLRIRQFEAQRDIILAEQQSGITRWIRPAIAFPFVAYLWKVVLWDKVLALGTTDPLSAELGEIMMVMIGAYFLTRPFEKLVRSRSR
- a CDS encoding glycoside hydrolase family 19 protein, producing the protein MIDLFKGDTRLIIDACRKRDLLRNQVAYVLATVQWETAWTMQPINEAGGPAYFKRMYDKDGNRPHVARRLGNTVKGDGVRFHGRGYVQITGRSNYRRAGEEIGVDLVARPEDALQPEYAAPILVTGMVEGWFTGRKLSDYITLNRSDFKGARRIINGADRDDEIAAIAADFDKTLKAKGYGVSAKTLPRAQPPGKPPGAPPGVDQSFWHSYRQSFWTTIAAFIGRLFHRR